The following coding sequences are from one Triticum aestivum cultivar Chinese Spring chromosome 5A, IWGSC CS RefSeq v2.1, whole genome shotgun sequence window:
- the LOC123102763 gene encoding cell division topological specificity factor homolog, chloroplastic, whose amino-acid sequence MVMATATAISGRVSGEASAILAPSAMSLSAPVRRAANSKGCFRAFPRVASSKLMLTPGRLCIERQSCPRISSACSALSRRDFSPVTQDMEGFLHSIVNMGFLDRLKLAWKIIFPAPTIHENTNASIAKQRLKMILFSDRCEVSDEAKKKIVENVVEALSEFVEIESRDNVQVDISTDAGLGTVYSVTVPVRRVKPEYQESEEQYRGKIVGVDFKDTGESSGNVDVTFDFYVPNENH is encoded by the exons ATGGTGATGGCGacagcgacggcgatctccggccGCGTATCCGGCGAGGCCAGCGCAATCCTCGCTCCTTCCGCTATGTCCCTCTCCGCGCCGGTCCGACGCGCCGCCAACTCCAAG GGATGCTTTCGTGCTTTTCCTCGTGTTGCATCTAGCAAGCTCATGCTTACACCAGGACGACTATGCATTGAGCGCCAAAGCTGTCCACGGATATCTAGTGCCTGCTCTGCTCTTTCAAGGCGGGACTTCTCTCCTGTTACTCAAGACATGGAAGGCTTCCTTCACAGTATTGTTAATATGGGATTTCTTGACCGTCTGAAACTGGCTTGGAAGATAATCTTCCCAGCACCAACCATACATGAGAACACAAATGCAAGTATTGCAAAGCAGAGGCTGAAGATGATTCTATTCTCCGACAGGTGCGAGGTCAGTGACGAAGCAAAGAAAAAGATAGTGGAAAACGTTGTTGAGGCACTATCTGAATTTGTCGAGATTGAATCACGTGATAATGTACAAGTGGATATCTCGACTGATGCTGGCCTTGGCACAGTGTATTCTGTGACTGTTCCAGTGCGCCGTGTAAAGCCTGAGTACCAGGAATCTGAAGAGCAGTACAGAGGAAAAATCGTTGGTGTTGACTTCAAGGATACTGGAGAATCATCTGGTAATGTTGATGTCACCTTCGATTTCTATGTTCCGAATGAGAACCACTGA